In Kineococcus endophyticus, a single window of DNA contains:
- a CDS encoding DUF4124 domain-containing protein, with translation MTRTPRRLAAAIAATAVLAGGVVTATSASAADGRVSLGRRALSPNAAQNLLADFRGPVGTPFGATSAWKQDVTGAPLHQNSAAMVANVADQAAKYYGGVAAFNAYRYSTSVYTVPAGTPKVDVRWHNCQKKNYTPGGLTGAGGQFTQVPIPADAVPAPGTDGELTVYSPGTDQLWEFWQAKKVDGTWQACWGGRIDKVSSDPGYFSGGFGASASGMAIVGGTIGIKEAQAGSIEHALALAIPAPGNWNETSWPAQRSDGYDKSAGRVPEGTRLRLDPSIDVDKLKLTPIAKMVAKAAQKYGFIVTDKAGCVAVTAESPAATIAATGVDPWKALMQGKPDYLIMKDFPWDKLQALPKDYGKPANPKR, from the coding sequence ATGACCCGCACGCCCCGCCGCCTGGCCGCGGCGATCGCCGCCACGGCCGTCCTGGCCGGAGGCGTCGTCACCGCGACGAGCGCGAGCGCCGCCGACGGCCGCGTCTCCCTCGGCCGTCGCGCGCTGTCGCCCAACGCTGCCCAGAACCTGCTCGCGGACTTCCGCGGTCCCGTGGGTACTCCGTTCGGCGCCACGAGCGCCTGGAAGCAGGACGTCACCGGCGCTCCGCTGCACCAGAACTCGGCGGCGATGGTGGCGAACGTGGCCGACCAGGCCGCGAAGTACTACGGCGGGGTCGCGGCGTTCAACGCCTACCGCTACAGCACGAGCGTCTACACGGTTCCCGCCGGAACCCCCAAGGTGGACGTCCGCTGGCACAACTGCCAGAAGAAGAACTACACCCCTGGCGGCCTGACGGGAGCGGGCGGGCAGTTCACCCAGGTCCCCATCCCGGCGGACGCCGTGCCGGCTCCCGGCACCGACGGCGAACTGACCGTCTACTCCCCCGGGACCGACCAGCTGTGGGAGTTCTGGCAGGCGAAGAAGGTGGACGGCACCTGGCAGGCGTGCTGGGGCGGACGCATCGACAAGGTCTCCAGCGACCCGGGCTACTTCTCGGGCGGCTTCGGCGCCAGTGCCAGCGGGATGGCCATCGTCGGCGGGACCATCGGCATCAAGGAGGCGCAGGCCGGCAGCATCGAGCACGCCCTCGCCCTGGCGATCCCCGCACCGGGCAACTGGAACGAGACCAGCTGGCCCGCTCAGCGCAGCGACGGGTACGACAAGTCCGCCGGACGCGTCCCCGAGGGCACGCGCCTGCGGTTGGACCCCAGCATCGACGTCGACAAGCTCAAGCTGACGCCGATCGCGAAGATGGTCGCCAAGGCCGCCCAGAAGTACGGGTTCATCGTCACCGACAAGGCCGGCTGCGTCGCCGTCACCGCCGAGAGCCCCGCCGCCACCATCGCCGCCACGGGGGTCGACCCGTGGAAGGCCCTGATGCAGGGGAAGCCGGACTACCTGATCATGAAGGACTTCCCCTGGGACAAGTTGCAGGCCCTGCCCAAGGACTACGGCAAGCCCGCCAACCCCAAGCGGTGA
- a CDS encoding serine acetyltransferase → MSRSWWREWLDLTRSDLPLNRPSRESIATMAIWRFGQVLHDRPGAAAFALRRVHGVVDQLWTRNTIGAELPRSVVVGPGMKLPHAGRGVIVHPDARIGANVTLHHRVTIGVRNNARPPHIGDGVYLGAGAAVLGPVDLGPGCKVGANAVVVKDVEAGATVVAPPVRVLSGAQSTPSRPA, encoded by the coding sequence GTGAGCAGATCGTGGTGGCGCGAGTGGCTCGACCTGACCCGCAGCGACCTGCCCCTGAACCGGCCCTCCCGTGAGTCGATCGCCACGATGGCCATCTGGCGCTTCGGGCAGGTCCTGCACGACCGCCCCGGCGCGGCCGCCTTCGCCCTGCGCCGCGTGCACGGCGTGGTCGACCAGCTGTGGACGCGGAACACCATCGGGGCCGAACTGCCGCGCAGCGTCGTCGTCGGTCCCGGGATGAAGCTCCCCCACGCGGGACGGGGCGTCATCGTGCACCCCGACGCCCGCATCGGCGCGAACGTCACGCTCCACCACCGCGTGACGATCGGCGTGCGGAACAACGCGCGACCGCCCCACATCGGAGACGGCGTCTACCTCGGTGCCGGCGCTGCGGTCCTCGGCCCCGTCGACCTCGGGCCCGGCTGCAAGGTGGGGGCCAACGCGGTCGTCGTCAAGGACGTCGAGGCCGGGGCGACGGTCGTCGCCCCTCCGGTGCGGGTCCTGTCCGGGGCGCAGAGCACCCCCTCCCGACCCGCCTGA